The genomic region AGGGTAAAGCTTCAACCTGGATAGGCTCACGATTGAGAAAAATATCACCATCTGATTCGATAGTCACGTTGATTTGTTCTTTTTTGACGCTTTCTGTGGTAGTTGCCGAGGGAAGATTGACTGGTAAACCCTCTGAGCGAATCAAATATAGACTCGAAACGATAAAAAAAGCGAGAATCGAGAAGATAACGTCTATCATCGGTACGATATTAATACCATCATCTAACTCTGGTTCCTCAGGAAGACGCATAATTATTCATCCCTTTTTGATGTTGGCGACGGTACAGCAATTCTAACTGACCTCCATATTCTTGGATTGAAGCTAGCTGACGCTGATAAAAAGCACGAAAAGTATTGGTAAACAGCAAGGTAAAGATAGCCACTACCAAACCCATTACCGTTGAAACCAAAGCCTCACTGATACCTCCAGTAACTCCCGCAGTTTGAGTCGCTTCAAAATTGCCGATATCTAAAGAGGCAAAAGAACGCATTAACCCCAAAATTGTCCCCAAAAGTCCTAACAAAGGCGAAACAGTGATAACTGTCTGGAAAAATGTGTTAAATCGCTTCAATAAGGGCAATTCTGCTTGAGTGGCACTTTCTAAAGCCAAACGAAACTCCACAGGTGTCGGTCTATCTAATTCCAGTGCTTCCAAAAAGATACGAGCCATAGGTAAATCAGCGTTTTGCTTAAGCTTTTTAATAGCGGCCAGAGGATCAACGGTATAGACGCGGAGGATCTCTTTAACCATAGGAATCTCTCGAGTCTTGACGCGAAACCAAAACCAAAGACGCTCAATGATCAGGGCAACAGCTATACAGGAGAATGCCAGTAATGGCCAAGCAACGATACCCCCTGCTAAGAAAAAGTTATTAATCTCCATAGTTTATTGGTAAGGACTTCTGTTAGTATAAAGTGATGGTAAAACTTATTGCAAGTCATAATCAATAATTTTTGACGATTGTGATTCAAGGCGATCGCTATAAGCAAGTATAAGCAATTATTATTGTTTAAAAATATTTTCAATAATATAACTAATTAATCATGTCCAATTCGCGCTTTTGTATTGAACAACGTTCCCGAGAACAATCTCAAACACAAAAAATTATCGTTCTTGGTTTAGTAGCTTCCGCAGTTTTACACGGAGTACTTGCAACTACAAACTTTAACCCCTTGTTAAGATCCGAAGCCCCATCAGAAGCTGAAGTCCCCATAGAATTAGTGATAGTTGAAGAGCCTGAACTTGAACCTAAGCCTGTACCGCCCGAACCTGAACCCGAACCTGAACCTGAACCCGAACCTGAACCTGAACCTGAACCAGTTGAAAATCAGGTAATACAGCCTATACCCCAGCCAGTTGTACCCACTCCTCCACCTCCAGTTCAGCCCAAAATACAACCTACTGCACCTCCTGTTTCTACTACCCCAGAAGAAGGAGGAGGACAACCCCTGGCAGTACTTACTAGTCCCGGTTCATCAGGAATTTTTAAAGTTCCATATGTTCCCCCAGGTTCTCAATTTGAAGAATCCACAGGTACAGGTACAGATACAGGGTCAAGTACAGGTACAGGTACGGGCACAGGTACAGGCACAGGTACAGGCGTTGTACAACCACAACCACAAAAACGAGGAATTAGTTGTATTAGTGGCTGTGATCCTGTTTATCCTTTTGCGCTAGATGGTGCAGAGGGTAGCGCAGCGGTACAATTGTTATTAGGTCCTGAGGGGGAAGTAATCAGCGTTACTTTAGTTCGGGGTCATGAAAATAGTGCAATTAATCGACAAGCTCTACTAGCAGCCAGAAATATGAGATTTACTCCCACTGGCGATAATGTTTCAGTCCAAGTTACGGTTAATTTTACTGTCGCCGGTTCAGAATTCGATCGCGTCGCTAAGGAACGTCAAGAGCAATTAGAGCAAGAGCGACAAGCTCAAGAACGTCAACAGCAGGAACGCCAAGCTCAGGAGCAACAACAGCAATTGGAACAGGAGCGACAAGCTCAGGAGCAACAACCCCCAGAGGTTCAACCCCCCGTCGCACAACCCAACCTACCACTGGTTCAACCCCAAGCACCTTTAATTCCACGTGACGCACCCTTGTTACCAAATATCCAAGATCGCTTGAAGAAATAATATTAGGGAGTGTTTCTTCTACCTAAATCGTAGACTCCGCATGCTACACAGGCTAAAATACCTACGCTTATTGCCCAGCTTTTACCCAGGCCGACGTTTACTCCATAGTTAAACAGTCCACCGGCTATTAGAAAAGGAATAATACTAAATAAAGAAGCGTAAAAGGCATTTTGTGCTTCTCTAGCTACTCTTGTTTTTTCAAATTCATCCTTGGAAGTGTAGAGAAAGCCTTCGGCGAAATTGAACCAGCGCTCCCATTGAAAGGTAATCCATTCTCTTAGGGAAGCAAAGCCCAAATACAGCGCCAAAGCCCAAAGACAGGTACCTGCGATCGCCACCTTATCTACAGAAATATTCCAGGGTATGATTCCATCAAGCATAGTTAGTTACTTAAAATTGCTTGATAGATTTTAACATATGGACACAACTGGATTCGAACCAGTGACCTCTACGATGTCAACGTAGCGCTCTAACCAACTGAGCTATGCGTCCCTAAGGATTCCTATGATATCATATAAATAAGCGATTTGCAACAGTTTTTTTGATTCATATAGCTATTCTCAGTCTAGTTAGGGAAAATAACGGTAAAATTCTTGTCGATGGAGAACGCGAGAGAAAATAATAGTGTCACTTATCATAAAAAAACCGATTCTATAATCACCAACTCCAATTCGATAGGTATTTTCTTGTCCTTGTAATTTTTTGACATTCCTGATGTCCCTAAGATTTTGAGAGGGTATAATGTCCTGAAAAGCAAGATTTTTAATTTTCGTGTAAACTTGTGTACCTTTGAGAAGTTTAAGGTCATTAACAAAAGTGGGAAAATATTCGGTTTTCATTCTTTTTCTAGTTCTGCCAATGCGTCCTCGAAGCTTAAGGGAGTTTCATCCTTAACTTCCATCATGGCGCGATATAATCCTTCATCTTCAACGGTTTCAATAATCCATTCATAGTCCTGAAAATTGATGACTATTTGCAGAATATGACCGTGAATATCCGTAATCAATTCTTGAGCAAAAGGATAATCTTTAGCGTTCATGTTTCTTTCTTTTATAAAAAAAATTTGGCTCTTATTTTACTATAGAATTTTTAAGGGTACAACTTTTTTCTGGTAGTTACAGCTAAAAGCGATCGCCTTGGACTATCGCACTTCAGCATTTTTCTGCTAGCATGAGTAGGTAAAAAAACGGATTTTACCACCATGACCGACACTCAACCCACGACCCAACCCAAATTACCCGAACCCAAATTCGGCTTCAACGAATACGCCGAACGTCTCAACGGAAGAGCTGCGATGATTGGTTTTGTTTTAGTAATCCTGATTGAATATCTAAGCGGTCAAGGTTTATTAACGTGGCTGGGTTTACAATAATCTCCGACAAATTACTTACACTTGAGATAAGCTGAAAGTAAGAGATGAATCGCAAATTAATTGAGTATAACCGATGATTAACGCTATATTGCCTCGCTTTTTCAAAGTAGCTTACCGCAAAGAACCCCTCTCTAGCTTTGTCTTAATCGTTGGTGCGGTAGACGCAGTTATTGGCGGTGTGGGTGAGCGGTGGACTTTGTTATCCTTGGGTGTCACCACCATTTTAATCGCTTTTTTATTGCGGTGGTGGCAACAACAAAAACCCGCCAACTCCTCCCCCACAGTAGCTAGACGAATGCTTCCCCCCAGCTCAGCTACGGCGCCCTTACCCGTGTTAAATAACAGCCAAAAACAACGATGATCGTCCCAGGCTCTCAACTTCTAAAAATAGGCGAAGTAGCTCAAGAGACTGGTTTATCGATTAAAACTATCCGCTACTACGACCAGTTAGGTTTATTATTACCCTCGGTACAACGAAATCAAGCCGGTTATCGTTTGTTTCAACCCGTAGTTATTAACCGTCTCCAATTTATCAAAAAAACCCAGTCTCTGGGTCTGAGTCTTAAAGAAATCAAAGAAATACTAGATATTCACGACTCAGGAGCGGTTCCCTGTCCAGCGATTAAAGAATGTTTGGTTAAACAATTAGCAATTATCGATATACACATAAATAACTTACATTTTGTTAAAACAGAGTTACAAACAATACTCTCAGACTGGCAAGATCTAGAATCAAGAGACCAACTATCTCAGACCATTTGCCCCAATATTAAGTAACCTTTTATCATGAATCTGAATCAACTCAAAATAACTTTATTAATAGCGATAACTATAATTGCTGCCTCGATTCGCCCTATTAAAGCTCAAACCGAACCTAATGAGCCGGTAGTTCCGGCACAAGAATGGCGACTGTGGAGAACCCCTAGACTAATACAAACCCTTAGAGAGCACGATGGAACCGTCAGCGCAGTGACTTTTACGCCAGATGGCGACATCGTCATCAGTGGTGGTGGACATAATGACCCCACCCTTAAGTTTTGGTCTGTGGAAACGGGGAAAATAATCCAAAGAGTCCGGGCTCAACGTACAGGAGTGTTGAATCTGGGAGTTAGTCCCGATGGTACGACTCTGGTAAGTACCGGAGAAGATAGAGAAATAAATATTTGGAATTTACAGACAGGAGCACATCTTTCTACTTTTTTTGAACACTCTACTAGTGTGCTAACTATGGCCATTTCTCCTGATAGTCGCGTCATGGTGACAGGAGGTTTAGATGGTATTAGAGCTTGGAATTTGACTCCCCAACGTCCGGCTTTTATTTTGCAGAATGTCGGTAACCCCACCTACACCGTGGCTATACATCCTAACGGCTATATTCTTGCTAGTGGTCATGATGATGGTAAAGTTAAATTCTGGAATCTTAGGACCGCTAGTGAAATAGCAGAGTTTTCCAGTCATTCCCAACAAGTTAGTGCTGTACTCTTTACTCTAGACGGTGAAAAATTAATTACAGGAAGTTTAGATGGCACGATTAAAGTATGGCACCTGGGGACTCGACAGTTACTCTATACCTTCACGGGACATAATAGTAGAATACGCGCTTTAACTCTTAATCCCGACGGCAAAGTTTTAGCGAGCGCAGCTAATGATGGGGTCCGTCTGTGGAATATTGAGACGGGAGAATTTATCACTGTGCTGACAGGACACACGGATTGGGTACGCTCTATTGCCTTTAGTAACGATGGTAAAAGACTAGCTTCAGGGAGTTTTGATACCTTGATTCGCGTTTGGGAAATACCGGAACTGGAGATTTCTGTACCAACAACTACGGAATAATGACCGAACAACAACATCCTCAAGAATACAGCGATCGCCAAATTCTCACTCAGATCCTCCAACAAGAAGCTACCCCAGACAATCTAGCTGATGTAGCTAGGTTTTTAATTCGTTATCATAACTTCCCTGGAGCAAGGGGTATTCAGGCAGATTTAGCCCAGATCTTACAACAATGGGGATTAGATCAAGAAACTTTGTTTGCTAAAACCAGAAAACTCTATTCAGATAAAAAAATATCCTACCAGAAATTATCTCCCGAACAAACTCAAGATTGGAGTTGATTTATTTAGGGATTCCCGCTAGAGGTTGATTGAGGGGAATCATTAAACGGCTGTTCATTTGTTCTCGGGAAACTTGATTGATCGCCATAACTAGAAATTTAGCATCCTGATCAGAAGAATTAGCTAGTTGGGGTAAACGCGAAGGAATGGGTGTAAACAAACCTGATAAAGCCGCAACCGACAAAGCTGCGATCGCTCCTCCACTCCATCCCCATTTACTTCTTTTGCGCTCTTGTTGCTTAACGCGATTTAAAACTTGCGCCGCTAATTGTTCTGGTAAGATTATCGGAGAAGGTTGAGGTAGATTTTTGAGCTTTGCTCTCAAGCGTAGCATTTGTTGATACTCATGCTGTAACCGCTGATCATTTTGCAATAGAGATTTTATTTTAGTAGTTTCCTCCTCGCTTAACTCTTGGTCAATATAAGCGCTGAGTAGTTCAAAATGTTCAGAAGGATCAAAATCGGGCATCATGGCAACATTATAAAAAATTATGTAGTTGGGATTGTAATTTAGCTCTAGCTCTAGCGATTCTTGATTTGACCGTACCGAGAGAAACTCCCGTAATCTCAGCTATTTCTTCATAAGACATACCCTCAATTTCTCTGAGGATAATTGTCGTCCGAAAAATAGGCTCAAGATCGGCGATCGCTTGCTGCAATTTTTCATAAAACTCTCTAGTAGCTAAATCATCCTCCGGTGTGGGAGCATTAGCAGCAATTTCCTGGGTCACATAAGAGTCCTCTAATTGACGGGGTTCATCTAAAGAAACCGTTTCAGAGCGGCGCTTACGTTTTCTCAGTTCATCATAGAACAAGTTGGTGGTAATTCGGGCCAACCAACTTTTAAATTTGTGTGGATCCTCAAGACGAGACAAGTAACGATACACTCTCAGCCAAACCTCCTGAGACAGATCGCAGCGATCTTGCCAGTCGGGGGCTAAATGGTATAAAATGCGCTCTACATAGGTTTGATAACGACGTAGCAATTCAGTAAAAGCACCTTGGTTAGGCTGCACTCCTTCTTGACAACGTAGAATTAGATCGTAGTTAGAGAGATGCTCAGGTGATACCCTTGTTTTCAAGTTAGTTACCCTAGTCATTGACCAAGATATCGATACTGATTGACTCATGACTATTTCCTTAAAAAACGTCCACATCGTTATTTTTTAGTTAGACGCTTTTTTAGGGTCAAAAGTTCCTGGCTTTAAACTCAATCATAGATCAGATCTTGACTATTAACATTGAGATTGCTAGGCTAATCTTAAAATGAAGACGAACCTATACCAGACCTAGGAATCAATTGTGTGAAAGTGAGTGGGAAACAATGAGTCAATCTTCTACCGATCAACCTAATCTTCAACCTGAGGAAATCAGACAGAAAGATTATACACTGACTATCTTTTTTATCTGTGCCAGTATAGTAATGCTAGTAGCTGGTGGCGTAGGGTTTTTCGCTACCTCTAGATTATTAAACTTGCCTAAAGCTGAATCTTGCCCCAAGGTTTTCTGGCCACTGGCTTCTGCGTCGGTACGCCTCTACTGCGCTCAATTGGCAACTCAAAAACATACGGTGTCGGGTTGGGTTGAAGCTATAAACATGGTAGAAGTTTTGCCCGAAGATCACCCAATGCGCTCAGAAGTAGAGCGTAATGTCAAGGCTTGGGTAAGGGAGATTCTGGATCAGGGAGAAACCTTATTTCAGTCGGGAAAAATAGATCAAGCTCTAGAGTTAGTTAACCAAGTTCCTAATCAAATCTTAGCTTATGAGTTGGTAAAAGAGCAAAAAGCGGTTTGGCAATCGATTTGGCAAGAAGCAGAGAGCAAGGAAAAACAGATTGAGCACTATATCGATACCCGTAACTGGAGTCAAGCTTTCCGAGAAGCGGCACAGTTAACTAGTGTACAAAATCAATATTGGTCCACGGTTAAATACGAAGAAAGTCTTAATCAAATTCAGTTGGCTCGCTCTGAAAGCAGTAAGTTAGAATCCGCTTACGCTCTGGTAGAAACAGGAGACGTAGAGAGTTTACTCGAGGCGATGGCAGAAGCGAAAAAAATAAACCCCACTAGCTCAGCTTATCAAGAAGCAAAACAATTAATCGATTTAGCTAATAATAATCTACTGAAAATGATTCAAACTAAGGTAGAGTCAAGAGATTGGGAAGGTTTACAAGAATTACTCAGTAAAATACCGGAAGAAGTAGAGTTAAGCGAAAATATAGAAGATTGGCGTCAATTAGTCGCCGCGGGAACCATGGCTGACGAAGGAACAGTAGCAGGGATAGAGGAAGCGATCGCTCTAGCAGAAGTAATTGAGTCAAAAAGCCCCGTCTATTATGAAGCCCAAAAATTAATTAATCGTTGGGAGTTAGAATCGGAAAACGTGGAAACTCTGGGGGAAGCTAGAAAAATAGCTCAAAAAGGTTCCATCGAAGATTTAAGCAAAGCGATCGAAGAAGCCAAATTAATCTCGGCCTTTCATCCTCGTTATCAAGAAGCCCAAACAGAAATTAGTCAGTGGAATCGTCAAATTCAAATTATCGAAGACCAACCTATTTTAGAACAAGCAGAAAAATTGTCCCGTGGTGTAACGGTTAACGCTTGGCTTGAAGCGATCACTCAAGCTAGTTTAATTAGAGCAAACCGCCCTCTGTATCCTCGAGCTCAAAACTTGATTCTAGAAAATCATAACAAAATAGAAACTACTCAGGATCAACCTATACTTACCCAAGCGATAAGGCTAGCTGAACAGGAAAATTGGACAGGGGCGATCGCCAAAGCTCAAGAAATCCCCTCCGGTAGAGCTTTATCTCAACAAGCACAAGAAAAAATATCTCTGTGGCAACAACAACTCAACGCCCAAGACAATCTCTTAGAAGCTAATCGACTAGCGGCTAGCAATCGGGTGAGTGATTTAAACAAAGCGATTCAGTTAGCGAGTCAAATCCCCAGCTATACCTCTGTCGCGGCAGCTAGTCAGGAAAGCATCGAGGCTTGGTCTAATCAATTACTCACAAAAGCTCAGGAAACCGCTGATTATGATCTGACCGAAGCTATTAACATCGCCAGTCTCATCCCCAGGGGAACCTCTGCTTATAATTCAGCTAGAACCTATGTTGAAATTTGGCGCAAGAAACAGTCTCAATCTCCTCTATCTTTCCCAGAGTATCAGGAAAATTAAGTCTGGCGAAATTTTCTAATTTGATACTCTAAGCTTTCGACTATTCGATAATTATCTTTTCCCACAGCTTGAGCGAATTTAGCTTCTGTCTCCAGTAAGATATCTTCTGCAACTCCTTTCCATTGCTCTCTAGACGCCCAATGAATAACTAAAATAACCTCAGTCTCTACAAAGGGATTGAGCCAAGTTTCTTTCCCTAAATAACCGGGAAAAGTTGCTAACGTCTCAGTATAAATATCATCATCTGCTTCAATGAACTTTTGTTTAGCTTCTGGAGTGACTTCAAATTTTAACCATTCAATAATCATTTAGGCTCTTCCGTACTTGTGGTGATAAGCAAAACTTATCGGTTATAGGGAACAGGGAACGGGGAACAGTCAAGAAAATGTTATTTTAAAGACAATTTACCCCATAATGCTAAGAGAGCCATTATCTGACTCATTTTATCAGGTCAGGGCTTAGTATTGACCGTTACCGGACCATTGACCAGAGTTTGACAAGCTAAACGATAATTACCGGGCTTTTTCTTAAGTTTACGTTTTTCAAAGTCGGTGGGATCGGAGAGATTTTCCATACCTGCTACTATTTCCACGATACAGGTTCCACATTGTCCATAGCCGCCGCAATTCATCAGTTTTCCTTTTAACGTGTATAAATCTATGCCATTTTGCAGGGCTTTTTCCCTGAGATTTGCCCCATTGGCAATAATAATTTCTTTATTTTCCTTAATAAAGTTGATCGTGGTCACTCACTATGCTCCCTTGACTGTATATTAAAAATTATAAATTTTAAATACCAGCTACTACCGAGAGTACGCTAAAAAATTTTTGGTAAATTAGTTTACTTACTGTTACAATAGATTTAAGGAAATCTTAAGCACTGTCGGTTTGGGAACGAGTGATTTAGATTAGACTAAACAACAACGTATTTTGATAAGCCAGCGATCGCCTTCGCTGGTATTATGTTATTAGAGCAAAATTTAAAATATAATTTAACCTTAAAACAGTGAATATCCGTGTTGTTATCTTTTCCGGAATTATGACCGCTCTGGTGGGGGCTATGATTGGCGCCGCTGTAGGACATATCGGCAATAGAAGGGAACGTACACCAGGGATTATAGGTGGAGGAGTGGTTCTGGGTTTTGTCATAGGCTCAGCTCAAGAGGCAGTACGACAACAAAATAGACAAAGAATAGACGAGGAAGAAGAGAATTAAAACCCTTCTTTCAGGTATTTTCGCCCTAATTTAGCCCTTAATTCGGCTTTAATCCGACTGAGAATCGAGGTTTCGTCGAGGGAGTTTAAAATGCTCTGAACGACAGTTTTAGGTCCCTCTGGTCCCCAGGAAGCCCCATGAGCGAGATAAGTCTTGGTGACTTGAGCGATCGCATAGGAAGAAACTCCCGCTACCGCACCTTGGGTTAGAGCCACAGAAGCGTAGGGAGCAAGAGAAGCACCACCAGTAGCGGGCACGACTAAACCCAGTAAACCTTTAATGGAACTTAAACCAAAAGAAGCGAGGATTTCACTGGCGCTAATACCCCCTAAACTAATCGCTATCTTCTGTAATAGCCCTAAGGCTGCGGTATGAGTCATAGGGATACCATAGAGACGAGAAAGAGCTAAAATCATCACCACGTCGACGATTCCCCCGGTAAATAAATCAAATACCGTGACAGGGTTGAGCGCGATCGCTAGGGATTTAGTCATTACTCCTTTCCAGATCAATTCATTAGCTGCTTGTTCTCTCAGCAATATTTTACGCGCTAATAAACGTTCATTGACCTGATCGGCGTAGAGCATAGTATTTAAAGCTACTAATGACTTACCTTCTTTAGCCAAGATTTCGAGAATTTTTAGTTTTAACTCTTCAATTTGCGGAACACCTCGACGTCTCTGGATTTTTAAATGTCCTTGGGAATCTGAGCTCGCTTCAACGACTAGAGGTGAAGCTGCTACCATCACGATTTCTTCTGGGGAGAGTAATTCTTTGACGCGATCATCGCGAATTTTCTCGTAGATAGCGAGAGCGTCTGCTTCTGGATACTGATCGATTTTATTAAATACTAAGAGAATCGGTTTACCAAACTCGCGCAATTCACACAAAGCCTGATACTCAACCTTAGTCAGATCTCCTGCTATGATCATCAAGATTAAATCGGCTTGTTTAGCGATATCTCTGGCTAAAGCTTCTCTGGTTTCTCCATCTACTTCGTCAATCCCCGGGGTATCAATCAACTCTACTGAAGATTTACCTAAACCGGGTATGGTTAATTTTTGAATCTCTTGGTCACTTTCTGCCAAATTTTCTTGACTTAACTGCCAATGTTTAGAAGTAGATACTTGTGTTACTCCATGTAGGGCACCAGTTTGAAACACAGGTTCTCCCAGAAGAGCGTTGAGTATGGAAGATTTTCCCCTTCCTACCATCCCAAAAGCGGCGATTTGAACTACCGATTGCTCTAACTTAGCTAACATTGCGCTTAAATGAGCGATTTCACCTTCTAAACCGATTTTTTCCCGAGGAGTAAGGTCCAAATTAGAAACAAGAGCACCTAGAGCATCTTGAGCTTGTTGATAGTTAAGTTCTCCCTGAATCGTCTCAAAGCTCGCTAAAATACGATCTAACTCTTCGGAATTCCAACTGGTAAACCTTTGTTCCATTCTTAAACCTGACAAAGTAGTTCTAATTTATTATTTTAGCTCGTTCAGACACCAACCCCAGTCGCCGTATTTGACCACAAAAAAGCAATAATCCAAATCGGTGTAAGATGAGTGCCTGTCAGAGTTTAATGGAATACGCGATTCAGAATTTAGTCTATGTCACGATGATCGAGCGATCTCAAAACCCAATTCGCGCATTCTACAGACCAACCCCCTACCATAAAAGTAGTTTTTTATTTGACACTCTTGATTTTGTTTGCTAACATCAATAGCAACTATTATACACGCACTCAATGTATATAAAGAGAGTCGGGCTGGAACTGTTCCCGACTATAAACCGGCGTAGTGGGAAAGTTACAAAGTCTAAAACTGATAGTACCACGAAGCAAGTTCACCGAAGTCCTAAAGGGATGCCAGAAGCCTACAATCTTGTCAATAGACGAGCGAAGAGGTAGTTCACAGCAGTTTATGAGTTAGTCGCCGTGGGTTTACCCGAAACCATTGCTTACGTGAGAGTGATGAACCAATGTTGGCAAACAGGTTATCTAGAAGGAGAAGTCAGAGCGGGTTCTTACCAATGGGCGTTTAAATGGCGTTTTCGCCAGGGACGGTTATCGGTACAACCTTCTTTAGGTAGAGCTTTGATTCAAGAACCTCTGGGGCGCTTTTTAGAGCGTTATGACTACCAGTTAGAGCCGGGAGGAGATTATCAGTTTACCCTACGAGGCAGAATTTAAATAACGTTCAATTAAGATAATGGCTACGAGATCGTCGATCGCTCTTGGTGGGACCCTCATACCCCGGGGAACCAAACGGTTTAAACCTCGGGGTGGATACATATCCCAATAGCGATCGCGTGCTTGTAGGGTAGAGTTTCTCTCGTCGATGCTGACGATGGGAAGAGATGGTGGTAAAGCTAATTTAAGCTTGTCACTCCAAATTTTGGAAGTAGTTTGATTCCCCAAGACTAATACTTCTGGTGCAAATTCTTGAGTCAGAGCTATAACGTGAGCGATCGCCTGCTCTGAGGCTATTACCTGATGATGTAACAGTTGTTGATCTCGGCTCATCACTGCTACACCACATTTATCTCTACCTGGATCGAAGCCGATAATTACCACAAATTATATAGCTAAAGCTGTTTTAAGACGAGATAAAGCTAACGCTTCTTTTTCGCTAACTTTGGGGGAACCGGAGCCGAATAAACCGCTACCTGCAGCTTCAGCTACGGCTTCGCCACAGCCATAGATAAATTGTTTATATTCTTGAATTTCTTCAGGAGTAGCTCTGTCTGTCAAGATAGTAATCGCTTCGCTGATAGAGGCGATCGCTCTATCTACTAACGCTCCAGACTGAACCTCTTCAGGGGTAATTTCTGGCTTTTCTGGTTTAATCACACCACTTTTAAAGTTTTCTTCACTAAATACCGTTTGAATCAGGGAATTATTGGGATATTTTTTAGCTACACCTACAAATTCTTTACCCAAAGCTGCAGCTTCAATGGCTGTTGAAACAATACCCAAATCCACCAAGGAAATAGCCATACCCGCCATCATAGGAGCGTTAGCGATAGTTTTTAACTCTGTTTCGTTATACTGCATAGTGATTTGATGCCTCTAATTTTTAAGTACCCGAATCATAGCAAATTGGAGTAACTTTCTGGGTTAAGACTTAATTAAATTTCTCAGTTTTCTCAGGCAATTCTATAGCTTTCTTTAGATGTTTCTCCCATAAAACTCAGCTTAGTACTCGATAGTAATAATCAAGGACGAATAAATCGAGGTAAAGAAGATGAAACGTTTACTTTTAGCTACATTATCCACTTTAATGCTTAGTTCACTTACTACGCCTGTTTTAGCTTCTGAAGTAGTTCCCCAAACCGGTCCTTTAAACTTAGTTTCTCTAGCGCGTCAAGGTTATCTAAAAGATCAAGGTGTTCCTTCTGGGGATTCACTATATCATGCTTATCGCTCAGGAAAACTAACCCCTGAATCTCTAGTTGAAGCGGGAATCGCTGACGGTCGTGTTGCTCCAGAAACCATAAATAACAGAGGTTACATTAGAGATGTCAAATATAGTTTGAGAGAATTGGTAGATTCCAACTAATAGAAACTACCAACGGAATAGGAGTTAGGTTAAACCCTTCCCCTTTCCCCTAATTTATAGTGTCAGAGACTGAGGTTCATTTTCGATTAATTTAGCTAAATCCTGTAGGAAACCGGCAGCATCAGCACCGTAGATAATACGATGGTCACAGGTA from Gloeocapsa sp. PCC 73106 harbors:
- a CDS encoding TIGR03792 family protein, which produces MIIEWLKFEVTPEAKQKFIEADDDIYTETLATFPGYLGKETWLNPFVETEVILVIHWASREQWKGVAEDILLETEAKFAQAVGKDNYRIVESLEYQIRKFRQT
- a CDS encoding 2Fe-2S iron-sulfur cluster-binding protein, whose product is MTTINFIKENKEIIIANGANLREKALQNGIDLYTLKGKLMNCGGYGQCGTCIVEIVAGMENLSDPTDFEKRKLKKKPGNYRLACQTLVNGPVTVNTKP
- a CDS encoding GTP-binding protein; this encodes MEQRFTSWNSEELDRILASFETIQGELNYQQAQDALGALVSNLDLTPREKIGLEGEIAHLSAMLAKLEQSVVQIAAFGMVGRGKSSILNALLGEPVFQTGALHGVTQVSTSKHWQLSQENLAESDQEIQKLTIPGLGKSSVELIDTPGIDEVDGETREALARDIAKQADLILMIIAGDLTKVEYQALCELREFGKPILLVFNKIDQYPEADALAIYEKIRDDRVKELLSPEEIVMVAASPLVVEASSDSQGHLKIQRRRGVPQIEELKLKILEILAKEGKSLVALNTMLYADQVNERLLARKILLREQAANELIWKGVMTKSLAIALNPVTVFDLFTGGIVDVVMILALSRLYGIPMTHTAALGLLQKIAISLGGISASEILASFGLSSIKGLLGLVVPATGGASLAPYASVALTQGAVAGVSSYAIAQVTKTYLAHGASWGPEGPKTVVQSILNSLDETSILSRIKAELRAKLGRKYLKEGF
- a CDS encoding DUF3146 family protein gives rise to the protein MNQCWQTGYLEGEVRAGSYQWAFKWRFRQGRLSVQPSLGRALIQEPLGRFLERYDYQLEPGGDYQFTLRGRI
- a CDS encoding pre-16S rRNA-processing nuclease YqgF → MVIIGFDPGRDKCGVAVMSRDQQLLHHQVIASEQAIAHVIALTQEFAPEVLVLGNQTTSKIWSDKLKLALPPSLPIVSIDERNSTLQARDRYWDMYPPRGLNRLVPRGMRVPPRAIDDLVAIILIERYLNSAS